One window from the genome of Epinephelus moara isolate mb chromosome 21, YSFRI_EMoa_1.0, whole genome shotgun sequence encodes:
- the rnf2 gene encoding E3 ubiquitin-protein ligase RING2, whose translation MTQTVQTNGVQPLSKTWELSLYELQRTPQEAITDGLEIAVSPRSLHSELMCPICLDMLKNTMTTKECLHRFCADCIITALRSGNKECPTCRKKLVSKRSLRPDPNFDALISKIYPSRDEYEAHQERVLARISKHNNQQALSHSIEEGLKIQAMTRLQRGKRHTVENGSGAEDNGDSSHCSNASVHSNQEAGPSIKRTKTSDDSGLDMDNAAENGGGDSVIDGGASEIELVFRPHPTLMEKDDGHNSVEFVPRYIKTSGNATVDHLSKYLAVRLALEELRRNAEASPVNVEAASEKQYTIYIPTAGNQFTVLNGSFSLELVSEKYWKVNKPMELYFAPTKEHK comes from the exons ATGACTCAGACAGTTCAGACCAATGGGGTTCAACCCCTCAGTAAGACCTGGGAGCTGAGTCTGTACGAACTTCAGAGAACTCCACAG GAGGCTATAACAGATGGGTTGGAAATAGCAGTGTCGCCCAGGTCCTTGCACAGTGAACTCATGTGTCCTATCTGTCTGGACATGTTGAAGAACACAATGACAACCAAAGAATGTCTGCACCGCTTTTGCGCTGATTGTATCATCACAGCTTTAAGATCTGG TAATAAAGAGTGTCCTACCTGTCGCAAGAAGCTGGTGTCCAAGAGGTCGCTGCGTCCAGACCCTAATTTTGATGCCCTTATTA GCAAGATTTATCCCAGCCGCGACGAGTATGAAGCCCACCAAGAAAGAGTGTTGGCCCGCATTAGCAAACACAACAACCAGCAAGCCCTGTCCCACAGCATAGAGGAGGGGCTGAAGATACAGGCTATGACCAG ACTGCAGCGTGGTAAGAGACACACAGTGGAGAATGGTAGTGGAGCTGAGGACAATGGAGACTCCTCCCACTGTAGCAACGCTTCTGTGCACAGCAACCAG GAGGCAGGTCCAAGCATTAAGCGCACCAAGACGAGTGATGACAGTGGTTTGGACATGGATAACGCTGCTGAGAACGGGGGCGGGGATTCTGTGATCGACGGTGGTGCCAGCGAAATAGAACTGGTGTTCAGGCCACATCCCACCCTGATGGAGAAGGATGACGGTCACAACAG tgtgGAGTTTGTCCCTCGCTACATTAAGACGTCCGGTAACGCTACAGTGGATCACCTGTCTAAATACCTGGCCGTCAGactggctctggaggagctgagAAGAAACGCAGAGGCCAGTCCTGTTAATGTGGAGGCAGCTTCAGAGAAACAGTACACCATCTACATACCTACTGCTGGAAACCAGTTCACT GTTCTGAATGGTTCCTTCTCCCTTGAGCTGGTCAGCGAAAAGTACTGGAAGGTGAACAAACCCATGGAGCTCTACTTTGCTCCTACTAAAGAACACAAGTAG